From a region of the Paralichthys olivaceus isolate ysfri-2021 chromosome 4, ASM2471397v2, whole genome shotgun sequence genome:
- the tctn2 gene encoding tectonic-2 isoform X11, producing the protein MADVLCVSPSLQVLCVLMLFTWAHTQNVVVFQPSYLTAPGPVVSALLLGNTSGVSLSVRTVSPSNTTGSIGPPSCAAEVTQWVLTREQVGKTVERVQLSLERSLHLCGENETDPDCCSNPLCVLETLQVSACVGDTPQASLLIQAKIHALLVPANAGPDNKTTIPNPVYQPLGPCPCDLTFRACDVRCCCDKDCSNEDLTLFASHCLPGPFGGQVSPPPDYQCSVQSAENTPDWFPFLCVHSPPKNNPFLGLFYRGNVVKSKPGPTFQRPMLSAPALVNVYVEGSPILTLNDQYLTIPQKVFGQCVNNAPVAFLKNFQVECVTPLHTCPTEPPLQTLPEDLRIPVKNGEGGDVIVEVTDEVAIDPSQSISNTNGAASSESLMCENVTLALDYQFFWKENSITNITLTRTVGAVPLNGSVVLTTRYSAVFINGDFMSEPNSGNPGYQVGRPVIGGFMDILDNNTGSIQRTSINLWKSVSDGLCFTNEKKPVLFGENSTSGCLLPVSRQNLTQCDLLRETVASLQAALTTATYVARSGNPDPLTVTDWIDISFVMLNSSATVEDSTNSCYGIQSHQHIHVWSLITGTVEGRPQREIRALQVSMSTWSLDCVGGDDSPCVDPQETWLLPITSSVTFTDIPVNTEPPKTSFQINFTEYDCNRNDVCWPELAFPFTRYYTGEPYSQSLAKGLILVFFFVAASILGTPWRQVRQAWNTL; encoded by the exons ATGGCTGACGTGCTGTGTGTGTCCCCCTCCCTCCAGGTCCTGTGTGTTTTGATGCTCTTTACCTGGGCTCACACTCAGAATGTTGTCG TTTTCCAGCCTTCATATCTCACCGCTCCTGGTCCAGTGGTCTCTGCTCTTCTGCTCGGAAACACGTCGGGCGTGTCCCTGAGTGTGAGGACCGTGTCTCCGTCCAACACCACAG gAAGCATAGGTCCTCCATCGTGTGCGGCTGAGGTAACGCAGTGGGTGCTCACTAGAGAGCAGGTGGGAAAG ACTGTGGAACGAGTTCAGCTGAGTTTGGAAAGAAGTTTGCATTTGTGTGGTGAGAATGAGACGGACCCAGACTGCTGCTCtaatccactgtgtgtgctggagACGCTTCAGGTTTCTGCTTGTGTGGGCGACACGCCTCAGGCATCACTGCTGATCCAGGCCAAGATACATGCACTGCTGGTTCCTGCGAATGCTGGACCTG ATAATAAAACAACCATTCCGAACCCGGTGTACCAACCACTGGGCCCTTGTCCCTGTGATCTCACATTCAGAGCATGTGATGTacgctgctgctgtgacaag GACTGCTCCAATGAAGATTTGACACTGTTTGCATCCCACTGTCTCCCTGGTCCCTTTGGTGGAcaagtctctcctcctccagattATCAGTGCTCTGTGCAGTCCGCTGAAAACACCCCAGATTGGTTTCCATTTTTATGTGTCCATTCACCACCTAAAAACAACCCTTTCCTTGGGCTCTTTTACAGAGGAAATGTAGT CAAATCCAAGCCTGGTCCAACCTTCCAACGGCCCATGTTGTCAGCCCCAGCACTAGTTAATGTCTATGTTGAAGGAAGTCCAATTTTAACATTAAATGATCAATATTTAACTATTCCCCAG AAGGTGTTCGGCCAGTGTGTTAATAATGCACCTGTGGCATTTTTGAAAAATTTCCAAGTCGAGTGTGTAACTCCGCTACACACCTGTCCAACTGAACCTCCTTTACAGACACTACCAGAGGATTTGAGGATTCCAGTGAAGAATGGCGAAGGGG GTGACGTTATAGTTGAGGTGACGGATGAAGTGGCCATCGATCCGAGTCAGAGTATTTCAAACACAAACGGTGCTGCGTCTTCAG AAAGCCTGATGTGTGAGAATGTGACCTTAGCACTGGATTATCAATTCTTCTGGAAAGAAAATAGCATCACAAATATCACACTGACACGCACTGTTGGAGCCGTCCCTTTGAATGGTAGTG TGGTGTTAACTACAAGGTACTCTGCTGTGTTTATCAATGGGGACTTCATGAGTGAGCCCAATTCAGGGAACCCAG GTTACCAGGTGGGAAGGCCTGTTATTGGTGGATTCATGGACATTTTGGACAACAATACAGGCTCAATACAAAGGACGTCAATTAATCTTTGGAAATCAG TGAGTGATGGACTCTGTTTCACCAATGAGAAGAAACCAGTTCTTTTTGGGGAGAATTCAACATCAGGATGTTTGCTGCCAGTCAGCCGCCAGAATCTGACCCAGTGTGATCTCTTGAG agaAACAGTTGCTTCTCTCCAAGCTGCTCTGACTACAGCCACATATGTAGCAAGGAGTGGAAACCCAGATCCCCTGACTGTGACAGACTGGATAGATATAAGCT TTGTGATGCTGAACTCAAGCGCAACCGTAGAAGACTCCACAAATTCATGCTATGGGATTCAATCCCACCAGCATATCCATGTTTGGAGTCTTATCACTGGCACAGTAGAGGGCAGACCTCAGAGGGAAATCCGTGCTTTGCAAGTCAG CATGTCCACCTGGTCTCTGGACTGTGTAGGAGGTGATGACTCTCCATGCGTGGACCCTCAGGAAACTTGGTTACTCCCCATCACCTCCTCAGTCACCTTCACTGACATCCCTGTCAACACAGAACCACCAAAAACCAG TTTTCAGATCAACTTCACAGAGTATGACTGTAACAGGAATGATGTGTGTTGGCCTGAGCTTGCCTTTCCCTTCACCAGGTACTACACAG GTGAGCCATATTCTCAGTCACTGGCTAAGGGCCTTATCCTGGTTTTCTTCTTCGTCGCTGCCTCCATTCTTGGGACTCCATGGAGACAAGTCCGACAGGCCTGGAACACtctctga
- the tctn2 gene encoding tectonic-2 isoform X3 codes for MADVLCVSPSLQVLCVLMLFTWAHTQNVVVFQPSYLTAPGPVVSALLLGNTSGVSLSVRTVSPSNTTGSIGPPSCAAEVTQWVLTREQVGKTVERVQLSLERSLHLCGENETDPDCCSNPLCVLETLQVSACVGDTPQASLLIQAKIHALLVPANAGPDNKTTIPNPVYQPLGPCPCDLTFRACDVRCCCDKDCSNEDLTLFASHCLPGPFGGQVSPPPDYQCSVQSAENTPDWFPFLCVHSPPKNNPFLGLFYRGNVVKSKPGPTFQRPMLSAPALVNVYVEGSPILTLNDQYLTIPQKVFGQCVNNAPVAFLKNFQVECVTPLHTCPTEPPLQTLPEDLRIPVKNGEGGDVIVEVTDEVAIDPSQSISNTNGAASSAESLMCENVTLALDYQFFWKENSITNITLTRTVGAVPLNGSVVLTTRYSAVFINGDFMSEPNSGNPVLIFSMTGYQVGRPVIGGFMDILDNNTGSIQRTSINLWKSVSDGLCFTNEKKPVLFGENSTSGCLLPVSRQNLTQCDLLRETVASLQAALTTATYVARSGNPDPLTVTDWIDISFVMLNSSATVEDSTNSCYGIQSHQHIHVWSLITGTVEGRPQREIRALQVSYSMSTWSLDCVGGDDSPCVDPQETWLLPITSSVTFTDIPVNTEPPKTSFQINFTEYDCNRNDVCWPELAFPFTRYYTGEPYSQSLAKGLILVFFFVAASILGTPWRQVRQAWNTL; via the exons ATGGCTGACGTGCTGTGTGTGTCCCCCTCCCTCCAGGTCCTGTGTGTTTTGATGCTCTTTACCTGGGCTCACACTCAGAATGTTGTCG TTTTCCAGCCTTCATATCTCACCGCTCCTGGTCCAGTGGTCTCTGCTCTTCTGCTCGGAAACACGTCGGGCGTGTCCCTGAGTGTGAGGACCGTGTCTCCGTCCAACACCACAG gAAGCATAGGTCCTCCATCGTGTGCGGCTGAGGTAACGCAGTGGGTGCTCACTAGAGAGCAGGTGGGAAAG ACTGTGGAACGAGTTCAGCTGAGTTTGGAAAGAAGTTTGCATTTGTGTGGTGAGAATGAGACGGACCCAGACTGCTGCTCtaatccactgtgtgtgctggagACGCTTCAGGTTTCTGCTTGTGTGGGCGACACGCCTCAGGCATCACTGCTGATCCAGGCCAAGATACATGCACTGCTGGTTCCTGCGAATGCTGGACCTG ATAATAAAACAACCATTCCGAACCCGGTGTACCAACCACTGGGCCCTTGTCCCTGTGATCTCACATTCAGAGCATGTGATGTacgctgctgctgtgacaag GACTGCTCCAATGAAGATTTGACACTGTTTGCATCCCACTGTCTCCCTGGTCCCTTTGGTGGAcaagtctctcctcctccagattATCAGTGCTCTGTGCAGTCCGCTGAAAACACCCCAGATTGGTTTCCATTTTTATGTGTCCATTCACCACCTAAAAACAACCCTTTCCTTGGGCTCTTTTACAGAGGAAATGTAGT CAAATCCAAGCCTGGTCCAACCTTCCAACGGCCCATGTTGTCAGCCCCAGCACTAGTTAATGTCTATGTTGAAGGAAGTCCAATTTTAACATTAAATGATCAATATTTAACTATTCCCCAG AAGGTGTTCGGCCAGTGTGTTAATAATGCACCTGTGGCATTTTTGAAAAATTTCCAAGTCGAGTGTGTAACTCCGCTACACACCTGTCCAACTGAACCTCCTTTACAGACACTACCAGAGGATTTGAGGATTCCAGTGAAGAATGGCGAAGGGG GTGACGTTATAGTTGAGGTGACGGATGAAGTGGCCATCGATCCGAGTCAGAGTATTTCAAACACAAACGGTGCTGCGTCTTCAG CAGAAAGCCTGATGTGTGAGAATGTGACCTTAGCACTGGATTATCAATTCTTCTGGAAAGAAAATAGCATCACAAATATCACACTGACACGCACTGTTGGAGCCGTCCCTTTGAATGGTAGTG TGGTGTTAACTACAAGGTACTCTGCTGTGTTTATCAATGGGGACTTCATGAGTGAGCCCAATTCAGGGAACCCAG TGCTGATATTTTCAATGACAGGTTACCAGGTGGGAAGGCCTGTTATTGGTGGATTCATGGACATTTTGGACAACAATACAGGCTCAATACAAAGGACGTCAATTAATCTTTGGAAATCAG TGAGTGATGGACTCTGTTTCACCAATGAGAAGAAACCAGTTCTTTTTGGGGAGAATTCAACATCAGGATGTTTGCTGCCAGTCAGCCGCCAGAATCTGACCCAGTGTGATCTCTTGAG agaAACAGTTGCTTCTCTCCAAGCTGCTCTGACTACAGCCACATATGTAGCAAGGAGTGGAAACCCAGATCCCCTGACTGTGACAGACTGGATAGATATAAGCT TTGTGATGCTGAACTCAAGCGCAACCGTAGAAGACTCCACAAATTCATGCTATGGGATTCAATCCCACCAGCATATCCATGTTTGGAGTCTTATCACTGGCACAGTAGAGGGCAGACCTCAGAGGGAAATCCGTGCTTTGCAAGTCAG CTACAGCATGTCCACCTGGTCTCTGGACTGTGTAGGAGGTGATGACTCTCCATGCGTGGACCCTCAGGAAACTTGGTTACTCCCCATCACCTCCTCAGTCACCTTCACTGACATCCCTGTCAACACAGAACCACCAAAAACCAG TTTTCAGATCAACTTCACAGAGTATGACTGTAACAGGAATGATGTGTGTTGGCCTGAGCTTGCCTTTCCCTTCACCAGGTACTACACAG GTGAGCCATATTCTCAGTCACTGGCTAAGGGCCTTATCCTGGTTTTCTTCTTCGTCGCTGCCTCCATTCTTGGGACTCCATGGAGACAAGTCCGACAGGCCTGGAACACtctctga
- the tctn2 gene encoding tectonic-2 isoform X6: MADVLCVSPSLQVLCVLMLFTWAHTQNVVVFQPSYLTAPGPVVSALLLGNTSGVSLSVRTVSPSNTTGSIGPPSCAAEVTQWVLTREQVGKTVERVQLSLERSLHLCGENETDPDCCSNPLCVLETLQVSACVGDTPQASLLIQAKIHALLVPANAGPADNKTTIPNPVYQPLGPCPCDLTFRACDVRCCCDKDCSNEDLTLFASHCLPGPFGGQVSPPPDYQCSVQSAENTPDWFPFLCVHSPPKNNPFLGLFYRGNVVKSKPGPTFQRPMLSAPALVNVYVEGSPILTLNDQYLTIPQKVFGQCVNNAPVAFLKNFQVECVTPLHTCPTEPPLQTLPEDLRIPVKNGDVIVEVTDEVAIDPSQSISNTNGAASSESLMCENVTLALDYQFFWKENSITNITLTRTVGAVPLNGSVVLTTRYSAVFINGDFMSEPNSGNPVLIFSMTGYQVGRPVIGGFMDILDNNTGSIQRTSINLWKSVSDGLCFTNEKKPVLFGENSTSGCLLPVSRQNLTQCDLLRETVASLQAALTTATYVARSGNPDPLTVTDWIDISFVMLNSSATVEDSTNSCYGIQSHQHIHVWSLITGTVEGRPQREIRALQVSYSMSTWSLDCVGGDDSPCVDPQETWLLPITSSVTFTDIPVNTEPPKTSFQINFTEYDCNRNDVCWPELAFPFTRYYTGEPYSQSLAKGLILVFFFVAASILGTPWRQVRQAWNTL; this comes from the exons ATGGCTGACGTGCTGTGTGTGTCCCCCTCCCTCCAGGTCCTGTGTGTTTTGATGCTCTTTACCTGGGCTCACACTCAGAATGTTGTCG TTTTCCAGCCTTCATATCTCACCGCTCCTGGTCCAGTGGTCTCTGCTCTTCTGCTCGGAAACACGTCGGGCGTGTCCCTGAGTGTGAGGACCGTGTCTCCGTCCAACACCACAG gAAGCATAGGTCCTCCATCGTGTGCGGCTGAGGTAACGCAGTGGGTGCTCACTAGAGAGCAGGTGGGAAAG ACTGTGGAACGAGTTCAGCTGAGTTTGGAAAGAAGTTTGCATTTGTGTGGTGAGAATGAGACGGACCCAGACTGCTGCTCtaatccactgtgtgtgctggagACGCTTCAGGTTTCTGCTTGTGTGGGCGACACGCCTCAGGCATCACTGCTGATCCAGGCCAAGATACATGCACTGCTGGTTCCTGCGAATGCTGGACCTG CAGATAATAAAACAACCATTCCGAACCCGGTGTACCAACCACTGGGCCCTTGTCCCTGTGATCTCACATTCAGAGCATGTGATGTacgctgctgctgtgacaag GACTGCTCCAATGAAGATTTGACACTGTTTGCATCCCACTGTCTCCCTGGTCCCTTTGGTGGAcaagtctctcctcctccagattATCAGTGCTCTGTGCAGTCCGCTGAAAACACCCCAGATTGGTTTCCATTTTTATGTGTCCATTCACCACCTAAAAACAACCCTTTCCTTGGGCTCTTTTACAGAGGAAATGTAGT CAAATCCAAGCCTGGTCCAACCTTCCAACGGCCCATGTTGTCAGCCCCAGCACTAGTTAATGTCTATGTTGAAGGAAGTCCAATTTTAACATTAAATGATCAATATTTAACTATTCCCCAG AAGGTGTTCGGCCAGTGTGTTAATAATGCACCTGTGGCATTTTTGAAAAATTTCCAAGTCGAGTGTGTAACTCCGCTACACACCTGTCCAACTGAACCTCCTTTACAGACACTACCAGAGGATTTGAGGATTCCAGTGAAGAATG GTGACGTTATAGTTGAGGTGACGGATGAAGTGGCCATCGATCCGAGTCAGAGTATTTCAAACACAAACGGTGCTGCGTCTTCAG AAAGCCTGATGTGTGAGAATGTGACCTTAGCACTGGATTATCAATTCTTCTGGAAAGAAAATAGCATCACAAATATCACACTGACACGCACTGTTGGAGCCGTCCCTTTGAATGGTAGTG TGGTGTTAACTACAAGGTACTCTGCTGTGTTTATCAATGGGGACTTCATGAGTGAGCCCAATTCAGGGAACCCAG TGCTGATATTTTCAATGACAGGTTACCAGGTGGGAAGGCCTGTTATTGGTGGATTCATGGACATTTTGGACAACAATACAGGCTCAATACAAAGGACGTCAATTAATCTTTGGAAATCAG TGAGTGATGGACTCTGTTTCACCAATGAGAAGAAACCAGTTCTTTTTGGGGAGAATTCAACATCAGGATGTTTGCTGCCAGTCAGCCGCCAGAATCTGACCCAGTGTGATCTCTTGAG agaAACAGTTGCTTCTCTCCAAGCTGCTCTGACTACAGCCACATATGTAGCAAGGAGTGGAAACCCAGATCCCCTGACTGTGACAGACTGGATAGATATAAGCT TTGTGATGCTGAACTCAAGCGCAACCGTAGAAGACTCCACAAATTCATGCTATGGGATTCAATCCCACCAGCATATCCATGTTTGGAGTCTTATCACTGGCACAGTAGAGGGCAGACCTCAGAGGGAAATCCGTGCTTTGCAAGTCAG CTACAGCATGTCCACCTGGTCTCTGGACTGTGTAGGAGGTGATGACTCTCCATGCGTGGACCCTCAGGAAACTTGGTTACTCCCCATCACCTCCTCAGTCACCTTCACTGACATCCCTGTCAACACAGAACCACCAAAAACCAG TTTTCAGATCAACTTCACAGAGTATGACTGTAACAGGAATGATGTGTGTTGGCCTGAGCTTGCCTTTCCCTTCACCAGGTACTACACAG GTGAGCCATATTCTCAGTCACTGGCTAAGGGCCTTATCCTGGTTTTCTTCTTCGTCGCTGCCTCCATTCTTGGGACTCCATGGAGACAAGTCCGACAGGCCTGGAACACtctctga
- the tctn2 gene encoding tectonic-2 isoform X5, whose product MADVLCVSPSLQVLCVLMLFTWAHTQNVVVFQPSYLTAPGPVVSALLLGNTSGVSLSVRTVSPSNTTGSIGPPSCAAEVTQWVLTREQVGKTVERVQLSLERSLHLCGENETDPDCCSNPLCVLETLQVSACVGDTPQASLLIQAKIHALLVPANAGPADNKTTIPNPVYQPLGPCPCDLTFRACDVRCCCDKDCSNEDLTLFASHCLPGPFGGQVSPPPDYQCSVQSAENTPDWFPFLCVHSPPKNNPFLGLFYRGNVVKSKPGPTFQRPMLSAPALVNVYVEGSPILTLNDQYLTIPQKVFGQCVNNAPVAFLKNFQVECVTPLHTCPTEPPLQTLPEDLRIPVKNGDVIVEVTDEVAIDPSQSISNTNGAASSAESLMCENVTLALDYQFFWKENSITNITLTRTVGAVPLNGSVVLTTRYSAVFINGDFMSEPNSGNPVLIFSMTGYQVGRPVIGGFMDILDNNTGSIQRTSINLWKSVSDGLCFTNEKKPVLFGENSTSGCLLPVSRQNLTQCDLLRETVASLQAALTTATYVARSGNPDPLTVTDWIDISFVMLNSSATVEDSTNSCYGIQSHQHIHVWSLITGTVEGRPQREIRALQVSYSMSTWSLDCVGGDDSPCVDPQETWLLPITSSVTFTDIPVNTEPPKTSFQINFTEYDCNRNDVCWPELAFPFTRYYTGEPYSQSLAKGLILVFFFVAASILGTPWRQVRQAWNTL is encoded by the exons ATGGCTGACGTGCTGTGTGTGTCCCCCTCCCTCCAGGTCCTGTGTGTTTTGATGCTCTTTACCTGGGCTCACACTCAGAATGTTGTCG TTTTCCAGCCTTCATATCTCACCGCTCCTGGTCCAGTGGTCTCTGCTCTTCTGCTCGGAAACACGTCGGGCGTGTCCCTGAGTGTGAGGACCGTGTCTCCGTCCAACACCACAG gAAGCATAGGTCCTCCATCGTGTGCGGCTGAGGTAACGCAGTGGGTGCTCACTAGAGAGCAGGTGGGAAAG ACTGTGGAACGAGTTCAGCTGAGTTTGGAAAGAAGTTTGCATTTGTGTGGTGAGAATGAGACGGACCCAGACTGCTGCTCtaatccactgtgtgtgctggagACGCTTCAGGTTTCTGCTTGTGTGGGCGACACGCCTCAGGCATCACTGCTGATCCAGGCCAAGATACATGCACTGCTGGTTCCTGCGAATGCTGGACCTG CAGATAATAAAACAACCATTCCGAACCCGGTGTACCAACCACTGGGCCCTTGTCCCTGTGATCTCACATTCAGAGCATGTGATGTacgctgctgctgtgacaag GACTGCTCCAATGAAGATTTGACACTGTTTGCATCCCACTGTCTCCCTGGTCCCTTTGGTGGAcaagtctctcctcctccagattATCAGTGCTCTGTGCAGTCCGCTGAAAACACCCCAGATTGGTTTCCATTTTTATGTGTCCATTCACCACCTAAAAACAACCCTTTCCTTGGGCTCTTTTACAGAGGAAATGTAGT CAAATCCAAGCCTGGTCCAACCTTCCAACGGCCCATGTTGTCAGCCCCAGCACTAGTTAATGTCTATGTTGAAGGAAGTCCAATTTTAACATTAAATGATCAATATTTAACTATTCCCCAG AAGGTGTTCGGCCAGTGTGTTAATAATGCACCTGTGGCATTTTTGAAAAATTTCCAAGTCGAGTGTGTAACTCCGCTACACACCTGTCCAACTGAACCTCCTTTACAGACACTACCAGAGGATTTGAGGATTCCAGTGAAGAATG GTGACGTTATAGTTGAGGTGACGGATGAAGTGGCCATCGATCCGAGTCAGAGTATTTCAAACACAAACGGTGCTGCGTCTTCAG CAGAAAGCCTGATGTGTGAGAATGTGACCTTAGCACTGGATTATCAATTCTTCTGGAAAGAAAATAGCATCACAAATATCACACTGACACGCACTGTTGGAGCCGTCCCTTTGAATGGTAGTG TGGTGTTAACTACAAGGTACTCTGCTGTGTTTATCAATGGGGACTTCATGAGTGAGCCCAATTCAGGGAACCCAG TGCTGATATTTTCAATGACAGGTTACCAGGTGGGAAGGCCTGTTATTGGTGGATTCATGGACATTTTGGACAACAATACAGGCTCAATACAAAGGACGTCAATTAATCTTTGGAAATCAG TGAGTGATGGACTCTGTTTCACCAATGAGAAGAAACCAGTTCTTTTTGGGGAGAATTCAACATCAGGATGTTTGCTGCCAGTCAGCCGCCAGAATCTGACCCAGTGTGATCTCTTGAG agaAACAGTTGCTTCTCTCCAAGCTGCTCTGACTACAGCCACATATGTAGCAAGGAGTGGAAACCCAGATCCCCTGACTGTGACAGACTGGATAGATATAAGCT TTGTGATGCTGAACTCAAGCGCAACCGTAGAAGACTCCACAAATTCATGCTATGGGATTCAATCCCACCAGCATATCCATGTTTGGAGTCTTATCACTGGCACAGTAGAGGGCAGACCTCAGAGGGAAATCCGTGCTTTGCAAGTCAG CTACAGCATGTCCACCTGGTCTCTGGACTGTGTAGGAGGTGATGACTCTCCATGCGTGGACCCTCAGGAAACTTGGTTACTCCCCATCACCTCCTCAGTCACCTTCACTGACATCCCTGTCAACACAGAACCACCAAAAACCAG TTTTCAGATCAACTTCACAGAGTATGACTGTAACAGGAATGATGTGTGTTGGCCTGAGCTTGCCTTTCCCTTCACCAGGTACTACACAG GTGAGCCATATTCTCAGTCACTGGCTAAGGGCCTTATCCTGGTTTTCTTCTTCGTCGCTGCCTCCATTCTTGGGACTCCATGGAGACAAGTCCGACAGGCCTGGAACACtctctga
- the tctn2 gene encoding tectonic-2 isoform X10: MADVLCVSPSLQVLCVLMLFTWAHTQNVVVFQPSYLTAPGPVVSALLLGNTSGVSLSVRTVSPSNTTGSIGPPSCAAEVTQWVLTREQVGKTVERVQLSLERSLHLCGENETDPDCCSNPLCVLETLQVSACVGDTPQASLLIQAKIHALLVPANAGPADNKTTIPNPVYQPLGPCPCDLTFRACDVRCCCDKDCSNEDLTLFASHCLPGPFGGQVSPPPDYQCSVQSAENTPDWFPFLCVHSPPKNNPFLGLFYRGNVVKSKPGPTFQRPMLSAPALVNVYVEGSPILTLNDQYLTIPQKVFGQCVNNAPVAFLKNFQVECVTPLHTCPTEPPLQTLPEDLRIPVKNGEGGDVIVEVTDEVAIDPSQSISNTNGAASSESLMCENVTLALDYQFFWKENSITNITLTRTVGAVPLNGSVVLTTRYSAVFINGDFMSEPNSGNPGYQVGRPVIGGFMDILDNNTGSIQRTSINLWKSVSDGLCFTNEKKPVLFGENSTSGCLLPVSRQNLTQCDLLRETVASLQAALTTATYVARSGNPDPLTVTDWIDISFVMLNSSATVEDSTNSCYGIQSHQHIHVWSLITGTVEGRPQREIRALQVSMSTWSLDCVGGDDSPCVDPQETWLLPITSSVTFTDIPVNTEPPKTSFQINFTEYDCNRNDVCWPELAFPFTRYYTGEPYSQSLAKGLILVFFFVAASILGTPWRQVRQAWNTL, translated from the exons ATGGCTGACGTGCTGTGTGTGTCCCCCTCCCTCCAGGTCCTGTGTGTTTTGATGCTCTTTACCTGGGCTCACACTCAGAATGTTGTCG TTTTCCAGCCTTCATATCTCACCGCTCCTGGTCCAGTGGTCTCTGCTCTTCTGCTCGGAAACACGTCGGGCGTGTCCCTGAGTGTGAGGACCGTGTCTCCGTCCAACACCACAG gAAGCATAGGTCCTCCATCGTGTGCGGCTGAGGTAACGCAGTGGGTGCTCACTAGAGAGCAGGTGGGAAAG ACTGTGGAACGAGTTCAGCTGAGTTTGGAAAGAAGTTTGCATTTGTGTGGTGAGAATGAGACGGACCCAGACTGCTGCTCtaatccactgtgtgtgctggagACGCTTCAGGTTTCTGCTTGTGTGGGCGACACGCCTCAGGCATCACTGCTGATCCAGGCCAAGATACATGCACTGCTGGTTCCTGCGAATGCTGGACCTG CAGATAATAAAACAACCATTCCGAACCCGGTGTACCAACCACTGGGCCCTTGTCCCTGTGATCTCACATTCAGAGCATGTGATGTacgctgctgctgtgacaag GACTGCTCCAATGAAGATTTGACACTGTTTGCATCCCACTGTCTCCCTGGTCCCTTTGGTGGAcaagtctctcctcctccagattATCAGTGCTCTGTGCAGTCCGCTGAAAACACCCCAGATTGGTTTCCATTTTTATGTGTCCATTCACCACCTAAAAACAACCCTTTCCTTGGGCTCTTTTACAGAGGAAATGTAGT CAAATCCAAGCCTGGTCCAACCTTCCAACGGCCCATGTTGTCAGCCCCAGCACTAGTTAATGTCTATGTTGAAGGAAGTCCAATTTTAACATTAAATGATCAATATTTAACTATTCCCCAG AAGGTGTTCGGCCAGTGTGTTAATAATGCACCTGTGGCATTTTTGAAAAATTTCCAAGTCGAGTGTGTAACTCCGCTACACACCTGTCCAACTGAACCTCCTTTACAGACACTACCAGAGGATTTGAGGATTCCAGTGAAGAATGGCGAAGGGG GTGACGTTATAGTTGAGGTGACGGATGAAGTGGCCATCGATCCGAGTCAGAGTATTTCAAACACAAACGGTGCTGCGTCTTCAG AAAGCCTGATGTGTGAGAATGTGACCTTAGCACTGGATTATCAATTCTTCTGGAAAGAAAATAGCATCACAAATATCACACTGACACGCACTGTTGGAGCCGTCCCTTTGAATGGTAGTG TGGTGTTAACTACAAGGTACTCTGCTGTGTTTATCAATGGGGACTTCATGAGTGAGCCCAATTCAGGGAACCCAG GTTACCAGGTGGGAAGGCCTGTTATTGGTGGATTCATGGACATTTTGGACAACAATACAGGCTCAATACAAAGGACGTCAATTAATCTTTGGAAATCAG TGAGTGATGGACTCTGTTTCACCAATGAGAAGAAACCAGTTCTTTTTGGGGAGAATTCAACATCAGGATGTTTGCTGCCAGTCAGCCGCCAGAATCTGACCCAGTGTGATCTCTTGAG agaAACAGTTGCTTCTCTCCAAGCTGCTCTGACTACAGCCACATATGTAGCAAGGAGTGGAAACCCAGATCCCCTGACTGTGACAGACTGGATAGATATAAGCT TTGTGATGCTGAACTCAAGCGCAACCGTAGAAGACTCCACAAATTCATGCTATGGGATTCAATCCCACCAGCATATCCATGTTTGGAGTCTTATCACTGGCACAGTAGAGGGCAGACCTCAGAGGGAAATCCGTGCTTTGCAAGTCAG CATGTCCACCTGGTCTCTGGACTGTGTAGGAGGTGATGACTCTCCATGCGTGGACCCTCAGGAAACTTGGTTACTCCCCATCACCTCCTCAGTCACCTTCACTGACATCCCTGTCAACACAGAACCACCAAAAACCAG TTTTCAGATCAACTTCACAGAGTATGACTGTAACAGGAATGATGTGTGTTGGCCTGAGCTTGCCTTTCCCTTCACCAGGTACTACACAG GTGAGCCATATTCTCAGTCACTGGCTAAGGGCCTTATCCTGGTTTTCTTCTTCGTCGCTGCCTCCATTCTTGGGACTCCATGGAGACAAGTCCGACAGGCCTGGAACACtctctga